Within Kutzneria chonburiensis, the genomic segment CGGCGGCCACCGTGGGCAGCACGGCGACCAACGCGCCGCCGCACATCCCGCAGGGCGGCCCGTTCCAGGTGCCGCCGACCAACCAGGGCACCGTCACCCAGGGCAGCTCGTCGGTGCTGATCAACAACAAGCCGGCCGCCCGCATCGGGGATCCGGTGACCACCTGCAACGACCCAGCGCCGGCGCCGACCAGCTCCATCGTCGGCGCGGGCACCGTGATGATCGGCGGTTAGGCACATGACAGAACCGTGGGAACCGTTCAGCCACAGCGAGACCGTCGGCATGGTGTACCAGCACGACAACACCAGCTGCTGGGCCGCCGGCATCGCCATGCTGGCCGGCAGCGACCTGGACACCGTGCTCGGCGAGTACCGGGACGTGGCCATGACCTGGGAGCGGATCGAGCCGATCGCCCAGCAGTGGGGCGTGCACGAGGTCTACCCGGCCTGCGGCTGGCCGTCCTACTGGGTCACCGAGCTGTCCGACCACGGTCCACTGTGGATCGTGATCAAGCAGGGCGGCGGCCACGTCAGCCATGCCGTCGTGCTGTACGGCATCTATTCCGACGGGACGACCGCCGGCACCTGGATGTACTACAACGACCCGATCCACGGCCCGCAGCAGCTGGACTACACGACGTTCGAGAGCTCGTTCGAGCTGGGCGCCAACTCGCGCGCCAACATCTTCGCCACCCGCTAGGAGA encodes:
- a CDS encoding PAAR domain-containing protein: MSFGAKQGDQVVGTDTHIVMIPSPGGPVPTPLPHPFAGKITGGCSTNVMIGGMPAATVGSTATNAPPHIPQGGPFQVPPTNQGTVTQGSSSVLINNKPAARIGDPVTTCNDPAPAPTSSIVGAGTVMIGG
- a CDS encoding papain-like cysteine protease family protein, translated to MTEPWEPFSHSETVGMVYQHDNTSCWAAGIAMLAGSDLDTVLGEYRDVAMTWERIEPIAQQWGVHEVYPACGWPSYWVTELSDHGPLWIVIKQGGGHVSHAVVLYGIYSDGTTAGTWMYYNDPIHGPQQLDYTTFESSFELGANSRANIFATR